A DNA window from Labrus mixtus chromosome 4, fLabMix1.1, whole genome shotgun sequence contains the following coding sequences:
- the cracr2aa gene encoding EF-hand calcium-binding domain-containing protein 4B: MAAFASACGTATTTAVAPAAWERHGKDKEEGICEEEEDVGQSTVVEKTHEFFQMCDIENKGFITRRDMQRLNSGLPLSAEELEKVFDTLDSDGNGFLTLDEFSSGFSEFLFGQKVSVDEDMGEKNPGKSPAEVLYQSQWEESPARGDEDEEEKHFSMLMENLGANSVFEDPAEVRSLWAQLRRDEPHLLTNFEDFLARVTSQIIEANQEKREMESALKRRAATHDDEIQRLYEEMEQQIKNEKDRIVLQDYERFLSRSQDLELQLSCKEKELDQLFQKQRRLESQCHDLHSEQHVTKVENVKLKQTNDELARELELTSQELMLAQDQLSLLQEQSTQLHEDKEMEIYRLTEGLQRERAGLLKQLDLLREMNKHLRDEKDMCYQQPKNSKPTAGMQPKPSINAVKHSNTNIFKSEDEEELTRSLGRQILTNGSCGTRGHLQRIISIEEDHLPHLLQMDCQAQSPLQECSEGEDASGEDEKIDLMMSDIYPGASSVKHGEKSETPTSPRGQPVGKETSISEEGGPSPPDRLFKIVLVGNSSVGKTSLLRRFCDDSFHPGTLATVGIDYSVKTITVDSSQVALQLWDTAGQERYRSITKQFFRKADGVVVMYDITAEQSFTAVRQWLTSVKESAGEDIPIMLLANKTDKEGEREVQRRVGERLAKDGQISFYECSACSGHNVVESMVHLARILKEQEDREKDKTVQLVSSSSEKKKSCC, from the exons ATGGCGGCTTTTGCTTCTGCGTGTGGTACCGCCACGACCACCGCGGTGGCCCCGGCTGCATGGGAAAGGCATGGGAAGGACAAAGAGGAGGGCATatgcgaggaggaggaggatgtgggacAAAGTACAGTTGTGGAGAAAACCCACGAGTTCTTCCAGATGTGTGACATCGAGAATAAGGGCTTCATCACCCGACGGGACATGCAG AGGCTGAACAGCGGGCTCCCTCTCAGTGCGGAGGAACTGGAGAAGGTGTTTGATACTCTCGATTCTGACGGCAATGGATTCCTCACCCTCGACGAGTTCTCCTCCGGCTTCA GTGAATTTTTATTCGGCCAGAAGGTTTCCGTAGATGAAGATATGGGGGAGAAAAACCCAGGTAAAAGTCCCGCAGAGGTCCTGTACCAGAGCCAGTGGGAGGAGAGTCCGGCAAGAGGAGacgaagatgaagaggagaaacacTTTAGCATGCTGATGGAGAACCTCGGAGCCAACAGTGTCTTTGAAGA TCCTGCTGAGGTGCGCAGTTTGTGGGCTCAGCTGCGGCGGGATGAACCTCACCTTTTAACCAACTTTGAGGACTTCCTGGccagagtgacatcacagatcATAGAGGCCAaccaggagaagagagagatggagagcgCCCTGAAAAG GAGAGCAGCTACACACGATGATGAGATCCAGCGGCTTTACGAAGAAATGgagcaacaaatcaaaaatgaaaaggaCAGGATCGTGCTGCAG GACTATGAGCGCTTTCTGTCTCGCAGTCAGGATCTGGAGCTGCAGCTGTCCTGTAAGGAGAAGGAGCTGGATCAGCTCTTTCAGAAACAGAGGAGG CTGGAGAGTCAGTGTCACGACCTTCACAGTGAACAGCATGTGACCAAGGTGGAGAACGTGAAGCTGAAACAGACCAATGACGAGTTAGCACGGGAGCTGGAGCTCACCAGCCAGGAGCTGATGTTAGCTCAGGACCAGCTGAGTCTGCTGCAGGAGCAGTCCACACAGCTCCATGAGGACAAGGAGAT GGAAATCTACAGACTGACAGAGGGACTGCAGCGGGAGCGAGCGGGCCTCCTCAAACAGTTGGACCTTTTGAG ggaaatgaacaaacatttacGTGATGAAAAGGACATGTGTTATCAG CAACCCAAGAATTCAAAGCCGACAGCGGGAATGCAGCCGAAGCCTTCAATCAATGCTgtgaaacattcaaatacaaaCATCTTCAAAAG tgaggatgaggaggagctgaCCAGGAGCTTAGGGAGACAGATCCTGACCAATGGGTCGTGCGGGACCAGAGGACACCTCCAAAGGATCATCTCCATCGAGGAGGACCACCTCCCGCATTTACTCCAGATGGACTGTCAGGCCCAAAGCCCGCTCCAGGAGTGCAGTGAAGGAGAGGACGCCTCTGGAGAGGACGAGAAAATAGACCTGATGATGAGTGATATCTACCCGGGTGCATCCTCCGTCAAGCACggagagaaaagtgaaacccCGACGTCTCCGAGGGGTCAGCCTGTTGGCAAAGAGACCAGCATAAGT gaggagggaggtccGTCACCGCCCGACCGCCTCTTTAAGATTGTCCTGGTGGGGAACTCCAGTGTAGGGAAGACGTCTCTTCTTAGGCGGTTTTGTGACGACAGTTTCCACCCTGGCACCTTGGCCACTGTGG gtaTAGATTACAGTGTGAAGACGATTACCGTGGATAGCAGCCAGGTGGCGCTGCAGTTGTGGGACACAGCAGGACAGGAGAG GTATCGGAGCATCACCAAACAGTTCTTCCGTAAGGCTGACGGTGTGGTCGTGATGTATGACATCACGGCCGAGCAGAGTTTCACGGCCGTCAGACAGTGGCTGACGAGTGTAAAG GAGAGTGCAGGCGAGGACATTCCCATCATGCTCTTGGCAAACAAAACGGACAAAGAGGGCGAGCGAGAAGTTCAGAGAAGAGTGGGAGAAAGACTAGCCAAG GACGGCCAAATTAGTTTCTATGAGTGCAGCGCCTGCTCCGGGCACAATGTGGTGGAGTCCATGGTGCATTTAGCCAG AATCCTTAAAGAGcaagaggacagagagaaggaTAAGACGGTGCAGCTGGTAAGCAGCtcttcagagaagaagaaatcctgCTGCTAA